atacctggactCTGCTCTGATGTATAAGAAacactcaagaacggaaaatggaaggttggtggacagaaaaagagactgaaagatgggcttaaagccagcctGAAACCTGTGTAATAAACACCGagaaagaactgggaagccctggctcttgagcgctTCAGCTagaggtcagttgtgaccagcagtgctgtggaattggaagaggcatgaatttagggcgaaagggagaagtgtgccaagaggaagaaggcatgccaaaccaaccctgaccgggaccaccttccgtcTGGAAtgagatgccctcactgtggaagaacgaaCATGCGGGTCAGGAATAGGAGGGCTCCACGTGTCCACCGCgaagacactacacttgaaagGCCATCATGCTTGCACAACCAGGGATCCCCTAAGTAAGTGACTTGAGTAAGGGCTTTTCTTCAGAAATATTTGGGTGGCTCTTGATTCACCCTTTCCTTCTTtcagcttcttccttccttccttccttccttccgcttcCTTTTCTACGCAGTGTGCTTTCTTTGGAGAAGAGGGGAGGCTGAACAATCTCTACGTTTGAGACGATGGCTCTGAAGAATATACCGGTGACACCAGATCTGGGTGTAAACACTATGCTTGTAACTTCTGTTCAGCACGAAAAATCATACCTTGTCCTGGCACCAAGCAGatccattcacacacacatattcactcACACTCCCACACTCGCCCATCTTCTCGCAAAGGACAGATCCATTTCCTAGCAGAGCTAAATGTCCCCTGAAGAAGGAGAGGGTTTGGGGCAACCGTCAGCCAGCCAGATCGGCTGTGGCCTGGACACGGTCCAAAAGAGGTAGAGGTCGATTCTCAAATCCTGGATCCACAGGGTCACCAAGGTCATCAATACAACAGAAGAGAGGTTCTCAAAGTGTACCCAAAAGTCTTATGGTCCTCCTTGCCGCCCCAAGCGTTTCCACCCCCACCTCAGACTCCCTCGCTGCCCAAAGATTATTTTCCATGCTGCTCCCCTTCCTCGTGGTGGGAGTATTATGGTCTATCTTGCATCACCCGCCCCACACAGGCCGCCAGCTCTTTCccccttgtttggccagctgctGAGCTTAGAAAGGGCAGGGTGGCCAGCCAACCACTCCACCCCTGACCTGAAATCAtccttctccccttctctctcagCCCCTCTATTGCCCTCCTTTGGGGCTGCCTCCCCTGCCTTACCTTTCTGAATCAGTGAAGCTCATGGTCTGCTCTGTACTGCTAAGAATGAAAATAATATGCTCCAAAAACATGTTCTTCCCCCCAAAACATGGCTAGATTTCCCACAatgtattttgaaaatgtttttccccAGTGGATAATAGTCTTTGTTATGAATGGATGCTCCCGctagaaaatacataacaatgtggggaaactacaatttccaatcctccccaaaccaggccatgttgggtctgaatGCCAAATTTGCTCCAGATCTCTCATCAGataggttcagtgctctctggttaagggtgaactacaattcccatatgccaagggcagtcacccccaaacccaGCCAGTATTTATAattggccgtgttgggtctgtctgccaagtgtggtccagatctgatactgactgggttcagtgctttctggctacaagtgaactataactcccaaaaccaaggtcaattCCCCTAACCCCCTGTAGTAAGTTCAGTTGGCCCCATGGCTTCTACGTACAAAGTTTTGTCCCGGTTCATTGTTGGTGTGGGTCATAGCATCTCtcaatgcaggtgaactacaactcccagattccaggcaatcacccccaaactccgCCTGTATTTAGTtggacatgttgggtctgtgtactaagtttggtccatcattggtggggttcagcgtGCTCtgcatgcagggtgaactacaacttccacacgGGCGGGTGATTCCCTCcagtgtgttctgtaagccatcAGGGTTCTGTGTACACGTGTGTTCCGGATCTAATGAGGGGAACATGCATGCATGCTTGCtgctgctggcctcttccaggatattttgtgagaacaagaaatgcaaaagctttggaagaagctGCTTGTGGTTGTGGTTTTTATTAGTTAAGaggaaagtgtaatagtgggacTGTGTGGTGTGTGACGTGGAAATGCATCTTAGACTTttggcaggaagggagggaggaagaaaggagagagggaaaaaggaggaagggagggagaagcgagggaggaagaaagaagggatggaggaaaggagggagggagaaaggagggagggagggagaaaggagggagggaggaagaaagaagggatggaggaaaggagggagggagggagaaaggagggagggaggaagaaagaagggatggaggaaaggagggagggagggagaaaggagggagggaggaagaaagaagggatggaggaaaggagggagggagggagaaaggagggagggagggagggagggagaagagagggaggaagaaagaagggatggaggaaaggaaggagggagggagaaagcagggagggagggagggagaagagagggagggaggaacgaagggagggaggaagaagggagggagggagggagagagaggaaggagagggagggagggagggagggagggaggaagaaagaaaggagggaagaaaggagggaggaaatagggagggaggaagggagggaggaaagtagggagggaggaagaaaggagagagggataaaggaggaagggaaggagaagagagggaggaagaaagaagggatggaggaaaggagggagaaaggagggagggagggagggagaagagaggaagaaagaagggatggaggaaaggagggagggagggagaaagcagggagggaggaagaaaggagagagggagggagggagggagggagggaggaagaaaggagggaggaaatagggagggagggaagaaagtagggagggaggaagaaaggagagagggagggaggaacgaagagagggaggaagaaaggagggaggaagaaaggagagagggagggaggaagaagggaaggaggaatggaggaagaagggaaggaggaatggAGGGGAGACCTTTTTGGGAAAGAAATACATacaaatcaggggatgacccaaacctgACGACACTTGGCAGGCGAACAGTGgcagatgtgtcctccaagtgtggccattttcctcCTGAAAGCCCTAAAAGTGACAGGATGGGGAGCCCGGGACGCGCCCCACTGCCACCAATAGGCCGGATCTAGCCACATTTTTTGGCTGCAGACCGCAAATGACTATCCGGCTATCCAAGTTTTCAGGTGGTATGCAAAAACGGATCCGTGGTCTCCCGAAATTCGTCTAGAATACACGGATCGAGGTTCAGCCGAAATACACAagtgtaatatttatattattctattattcttacAGCTTTCTTAATTTGTCCATCTCAACGaattcatgaatcttcatcagcTGTTTCCATCGTTCTTTGTCTTCCAATCTGCTCTGAGGGAGGGATGCTGTGTATcctaatatttgcagaaatagtcACAAGATATCCTATACAAATTTACAGAAATATTctccaaaaaatctgaaatattaaggaaaatattcacaaatatatTCCTAGAAATATTATCAAAAATATTCCAGAAAATATTCACAAAGATCATAAAAATTCACAGAAGTATTCACAAAAATACTCACACAAAAAAATTCCTAAATTTATTCATAGAAATAATcatagaaatattcacaaaaatatttttgaaaattcccaaaatagTTTTATGTTTACAacttttttttggttatttaatgtttattttacttacatGATATTTGTGTTTACTGTTCTAACGTGGCACAAATCCTGTGCAAAATCATACTatgtttttgacattaatattgaaatctgaaatatatacagaaagtctttgcaAATGTTGACAGAAATATTTGCAAAACTAATAATAAGAATATTGAGAAAAACGATCCTTAAACAGTCTCCGTTACTACAGGGGGTTCACGCTAAGCAGGGATAAATTTACAAAAAGCAGAAGGGATGGCCTCGCGGTCCGAGGATCTCCCAGTATCAAGGGTGAGATTTATTAAACAAGGACAAGGTAAGCCAAAAGCGTATTGACtttgaaaggaatgctgtgatgactcaaagtcagcatggatttctcaaaaacaagtcatgccagacccaTCTTATCCCTTTTTTCAACAGTTACATGCTTggcagatgcagggaatgctgtggatggagcAGATCTTGATTCCAGCAAGGCCTTCCTTCGACAACGTCCCCCACCACCTTctagtccaatgtgggctaggcaaggcGAGTCTcaggtggatctggaattggttcagtgaccgaacccaaagggtgcttctctCTGTTGGATCCTCCTCTTTGTCCTGGAAAGAAGCCACTAGTGGAGTGCCACGGagagggttcagtcctgggcccagttctgttcaacctctatattaatgacttggatgaaggtttagaaggtGTGTTTATCATGTTTGGTGATTGGGAGGGAGAgcgaatactccagaggacaggatccgGAGGCAAAGTGACCTCAACAGATgagagagctgattggccaaaactcacaaaatgaatgcCAACAAGCACAAATGTAAGATACgacaggcagaaaaaatgaaatgcaaagacacaggacgggtgatgcctggcttgacaacagcccatgtgaaaaagatcttgggagtcctcatggaaacaagatgaacatgagccaagagagtGACGCAGCatctaagaaagccaatgggattcagggctgcatccaaaggagtcgaGTGcccagatcgagggaagtcctggtgcctctttcttttggtcagacctcttcccctggaatcacactgtgtccaattctgggccccacaGTTCAAGAGATATTGACTCCAAGCTGGAAggagtccagaggaagagggcaactaaaaggatccAAGGCCTGGAGACCAGGAATAATCCCTCTTTTGAAGGTCTGGCTAAAATAAGGCAATGGCAGCACATAAACCAAGGTCAAAAGTTCCAATTCACCCAGACAAGCCAAGTACTACGGAAGCAGGTCAGGAGCAAGACTAAGCAACAGGCAAGGTCACAGTCCAACAGTCAGGTGACAGGAGTTCATTCATCAGAGTTCAGTAACAACCAAGAATGCATGAGTACAAAACCAAAGTCAGAGTTTTGAAGTCAAGCCAAATAGGcaagtgtataaatatatagcatccctacttcgcggattttcacttattgctcttggtcctggaacctaacccccgtgataggTGAAATAACACTGTgttttagttcaatctttctacaatataccacatgtgatgaaatgtcccaactttgagcctgcatttccaaaatttgaaagcgttgcttttgtacatgtttgaatgacactctggtgtcaattaacaccattctctccagggtgaattctatgatgtctatATATAATGATATTCCGTGACAAGCTCTGTCCACAATTCATGCATTTCTACTCTTTCTCcgcagtgtgagtcctttgatgtgaacttaGGTCTCCCCTCTGAGTAAAGCTCTCTCCACACTCCAGTCATTTATAGGATTTCTCCCGAGTGTGAGTGCTTTGATGTGAACATAAGCCTGAAccatgagtgaagctctgtccacactccaggcagttctagggtttctccccagtgtgagtcctttgatgtgaactttgatgtgaacgtagatgtgaactacgagcgaagctatgtccgcactccaggcatttatagggtttttccccagtgtgagtcctttgatgtttatgtaagtttcccttctgagtgaagctctggccacactccaggcatttatagggtttctccccagtgtgagtcctttgatgtgtacgtagtcctgaactatgagcaaagttctgtccacactccaggcagttatagggtttctccccagtgtgagtcctttgatgtgaacgtagaactGAATTATGAGCAaagttctgtccacactccaggcagttatagggtttctccccagtgtgagtcctttgatgtgtacgtagtcctgaactatgagcaaagttctgtccacactccaggcagttatagggtttctccccagtgtgagttctttgatgtgtatgtaagtgtcccttctgagtgaagctctgtccacactccaggcagttatagggtttctccccagtgtgagtcctttgatggttacgtagtcctgaactatgagcaaagctctgtccacactccaggcatttatagggtttctccccagtgtgggtcctttgatgtgaacgtagacctgaactacgagcaaagctctgtccacactccaggcagttatagggtttctccccagtgtgagtccattgatgtttacgtagagttGAACTATCAGCAAAgctgtgtccacactccaggcatttatagggtttctccccagtgtgagtcctttgatgtgaacgtagaactgaactacgagcaaagctctgtccacactccaggcagttatagggtttctccccagtgtgagtcctttgatgtctatgtaattgtgaattatgagagaagttctgtccacactccaggcatttatagggtttctccccagtgtgaatcctttgatgtttacgtagagttGAACTatcagcaaagctctgtccacactccaggcagttatagggtttctcccccgtgtgagtcctttgatgtctcttcagctttccatgctgactaaagctctttccacattcgatacatttatatgctttctcctccatgtcaacagtgctatgtacatttaattccaataaggacacttgattcttgtttttccctttctgattactcacagcactgggttcaaattacaggaaggtagattccatctgaacattaagaagaacttcctgactgtaagagttgttcagtggtggaactctctgcctcaaagtgtagtggaggctcctttggaatcctttaaacagaagctagatgctcatctgtcaCTGATACTTtgagcttttcctgcacggcagaggcctggactgggtgcctcatgcagtctcttccgactctatggttctactctataatccaaagtgaatgtaggaattctgcaggatcagccccttgagaggaatcctttttcctagaggactggtttccttcctgcactttggtttccaaatgccttaatatcgactagaagctggttcgtttcccatcacggcaggggtggctccagagaactctcatgtcctggtcaagaaagaagacgcaaaaggttagacatgaagccgcatacctctggctcaaggcaaacaaagcgaaaaaggaaagaagaaaggaaagatggaagggaggaaacacagaaggacaggataagagaaggaaggaatcatagaaggagagaactgaacccttttccaatattggagggccacacccatttcattgggtcaaacccaaacgtggttaaaggaacaCAAGGCAGGCTGGCTGGCAGAACTCCTCCCAGcattcaagggtgtaacatattctggatcatgggtttccgtgaattaccaggattgtgctaaatgctgaaagaaacaaggatttctttatCGATTGTGTCATTATCTCCCCTGCCACACGGACCCCCAACTCTGCTTCCtcagcatctcaaagggtcactccggccacatttcccaaatgaatcttccaaactaaGAAGGACCTGCCTTCCCAACTGGCTAATTCACAACCACGTTCACAAATTGAGTCCATGCTGAACTAAGTTCCATTCAGGCATTCATGCATTCCCTCTGTAGAGCCCATGATGAGATGCAAAGAcaggcacagctccagccacaaagCCTCCTTCCTGCCGACTCCCTTCACCTTTGCccacttccccctttccttctttttcctccgtCCAGGGGAAATCCAAAGAAAACTGGAGGCTATGGAGAGAAAAGGTCTTCCTTGGATGCCTTTGGGAAGAACCGTCACGGGCCTGAAAGGTTATCCCTTGATTCTGTAAGGCTGAAAACAAAAATGACTGGGAGAAGAATGGGCTTCCGTGGGAACTTCCAAAAGAAAGGGCctggtattctatctccccaaactctggcacCCTCACATGGTTAAGACAGATCGAGAAGGAAGGTTTCTAATGGTAGCGATGGAACTACAAACaattactcaagtataagccggcttTTCAGCATGTTTTTAATGCTGAATAAGCCCCccctggcttatactcgggtgagggagggaaggagggaggcgggTGTTGCTGAGAGGCAGCTGTCACCGTTTGCAGTCCTTGTCCTTGTGACTGAACGAAAGCAGGTGCCTCCCTGAGGTAACAAGGCTGCACTTGAGTGAGGGCGAAGAGGTCCTCATGCTTGACTTCCGGTTGGTGGCAACGTGGTGGACGTGTCTCCTTGGAGCTCCAAGGGGACAGCCTGGTTTGGAGCTAGGGGTGGTGGTGACCCCCCTCCCTTGCGGTGGATCGAGGCCCAAGGGGCTCTACCCTCACAGCGCGACCGGCCGACGGCGTCAGGAGGGGCGCCTCCCTCAAGGAGACGTCCCCAAAACGCCCAGCAGCGGCGTGCAAAGAGGGGCAGCTCAAACCGAAAGGCACAGGGGACGAAAGTCTCCCTAAAGTTCCATCTGCCACCAGCACCAACATTACGAGAACTGCTAAACAGAACGAAACGACAAAAAAAGAATACATTTACCTCTGAGGGGAGGAAGCCAGTTAACTTCTACCCGGATAAGAGAGGAACGGGCGTGCGCCAGATCAAAAGACGGGGAAAAAAAGCATCAAACGACAGGTGAGAAAGAGCAACGGACGGAGGtgggggggaagaggaggaggcgagAAGTGTGGAAAGGGAAGGGAGAGCAGGAGAGCCGTCCAACACACAAAGCCGACAACTGGTCTGTGTGAGAAGACAGAGTCGCCATTACTGCGACCTTGAGGATTTCTTGTTGAGTCTACAAGACTTGTCTTTATAAACAACTGTGCTAGCGAGAGCAGAGGCCAGAGAGACAGGAAGCCACAAAGACGGAAGAagctggaaggagaggaggacgggaaagagaactcaggaagggaggagggacgAGTGGAGAAGCAACAAAGAGGTTCAGCAGGAGGTGGAGccagagaagagaagaaggagaggggagtagaagagagagagagagaggaggctgAGCGACGTAAGAACGCTAAAGTGATAGGCAGACTTACAGAAGGAAGACAGAGCTATACAAGgggggggaaaggagagaaataAAGACAAAAAGCGAAGTTTGGAATAAACAGTTGGCATAGGGGAAGCACAGTGAAGGATATAAGGAaaataaagaagataaagaaaataaatatcaaataaCCACAGCAATGAACTAATCACTAAATCACAACT
Above is a window of Anolis carolinensis isolate JA03-04 unplaced genomic scaffold, rAnoCar3.1.pri scaffold_18, whole genome shotgun sequence DNA encoding:
- the LOC134294629 gene encoding zinc finger protein 135-like — its product is MEEKAYKCIECGKSFSQHGKLKRHQRTHTGEKPYNCLECGQSFADSSTLRKHQRIHTGEKPYKCLECGQNFSHNSQLHRHQRTHTGEKPYNCLECGQSFARSSVLRSHQRTHTGEKPYKCLECGHSFADSSTLRKHQWTHTGEKPYNCLECGQSFARSSGLRSHQRTHTGEKPYKCLECGQSFAHSSGLRNHQRTHTGEKPYNCLECGQSFTQKGHLHTHQRTHTGEKPYNCLECGQNFAHSSGLRTHQRTHTGEKPYNCLECGQNFAHNSVLRSHQRTHTGEKPYNCLECGQNFAHSSGLRTHQRTHTGEKPYKCLECGQSFTQKGNLHKHQRTHTGEKPYKCLECGHSFARSSHLRSHQSSHQRTHTGEKP